A stretch of DNA from Triticum dicoccoides isolate Atlit2015 ecotype Zavitan chromosome 2A, WEW_v2.0, whole genome shotgun sequence:
atataatccagtcgaccgcctctgggcaccgagacgtagggctattacttccaccatgaagggcctgaactcgtcaatcttgtgtgtacaacttgaccatagctgggatcttgcctcttcatacctaccccccattctactgtcagtcttagaactacGACAATGACTTACCTGCTTCAAGCTGGGAAGAAGTAGCACCCTCCCCTCCAGCATTTGTTGCCAGGGCAGAGCCCCCGGCACCCAAGTTCGTCTCCTCCTCCATATGAGTGGGCTCGGTGGTGGATGCCCTcgtcggggacgcccctcggggcggcgtaGTCGAGGAgggcggcgtgttgggggtggccctcagcGGCTCCTCCTGCCGCCGTTCTCCTCCTGCGAACCCAGCAAGGTCAGCATCAAGGGTTCACACCCCAATGTTCATCAGTGGAGGAGTGAGTGGcgagcttacgctgggggctggagCGGGGGCTGCACCGGggactgctgtccgggctgctctccaccaaCAACGGCGTACGCGAAGTACCCGCCGGGGGCTTGTCGCCTGTCGAGGCCTTGGCCttcttcgccaccctctgggccagcgtctccatatCCCTGCAAGAGTAAAAACAAGTTAAGAAAATCAGCACGGTCTGAAGGAACGGGGATGATGAAGGGCAAGATGTTTActcatcctccacctcctcttccgatgccttcctcttcctccttgggctgagAGACCCAAGATCAAAGACGACCTCTGTGTCGACATCTGTggggggaggggaaggggatggagtccagcgacgcttggacgaagaagaggcggTCGCCTTCTTCGACATCGCAGTCTTCACCACCTTCCTCGTTGTCGCGGCCCTCGTCAGGCGCACGGACTCCCCCTGGGCCTCTTGCCGCTGCTCggtcctgccgggccggaccggctcaccaGAGCTGGCCCGTCGCAGGACACGCTTTCTCCCCGTTGCCGGAGGATCGTCAGCCCCGGCCTCTTCCTCAGTCGTCTCCTCGACCACATCTTCGATGAAAGGGGCCCCGGTGTCGGCACTGCTGGCCTCCCTAGCAGACTCTACCCATCCGACAAGCTCCTCCTCCTTCGCGGCCACCTCGGCCTCATTCTCCACGTGGCTGACGCTGCCAGCTTCCCTAGCGAGCGTCGCCTCTGCCGCCCTGGCAGCAATGTAGTCTAGCTCCTCCTTGGTGGTGTCCTTGATAAGCAGTGGCTCATCACGGACATACCTCTCCGACaggttgtcgaagaactcctgcacctgctCCGCCTCTGGCTCGGCCCAACTTGGGTCAAGGCCGTGCGCGTTGAAGtttggcatcatggcgatgatgtcggtttagcgagagttgttgctcagtgGGACCACTCGCACCGGCAACCCAAACAGAGGCCCCTTGACGGCCTTTCCGGCTTCGTGGCCTTGCCGGCTCTCTTAGCCCTACCGTCATCACCTACATTAAGCTGGAAAAGCCTTTAAAAAATGGGCGTGGCCCATCACCATGAAGTTGTGCTTCAAGCCAGGGTGAAGCCTCATGACATCGGTCGCGTTCCtgaagagccaggccggcctccccttgttatgcagcggGGCGATGCGGCGATGGATGAAATCggccccaatcatctcaagggtgagcccggccatgGTGAGGCGATGGATTCTAGTAGTAGCGATCGCGAGCTTCTTGTCGTCGGTGTCGAGGTCTCTCCAGTCCTTGCGACGGACTGGCGGACTCTGACGAACTTGGCAGAACTACTGCGGATCCTCCTCCtcgatccatagccaccggcccctCCACTCCTCCTATctctccttctgggcaccctcCGGATAAGTGCCCTTCTCCTGGGGccatgggatccaggtgacgcaaccggagATGGCACCCCACGCCTGGATGCGGGgaaagaagtagtggcggaagagcgccgtgctagGAAGCATTCCGGTGAGGCCCTCGCAGAGGTGGGTGaagagggccatgcacgccacggcatttggcgtgaaatcaagaagatggaagccgaaggtgtgcatgacgTCGTTGAAAAAGTCGGAGAAAGGGAgacagagcccgcaggagaagtagtCAACGAAGAAAGGATACTGATCCAGGCCGACCTTGGCAAAATCGGCGGGGATGATGTGCATGGCCGGATGCCCCGTCGTCTTCGCCCCCCACAGAGGCCTGAAGTAGTCCCTGAGGTGGACCGCATCAACTGTCGAGGGAAAGAAGGCAAGCTGCATCCGAAGCGCCGCCGACTCGCTCTCCGGCATCTCCTTCTCCTCGgcgtccttggccactcccttgcccttaCTGGTTTTGGGTCCCATGGCAGCCGGGAAAGAGGTGAAGAATCTGGAGCAGTGGGGGATTGGGGGCAATGGGGGCGCGGCGGCGACGGATGGAGGCGGGAGTTTTGGCTTTTTCGCttgaggaagaaggagggggatgACGGTTCCgaaattggagagacgcggagggtaAATGAGTAGCGCGCCCGCGGTTTCCCCTTTTCTTATGGGGAAGgtacgggccgcctctttaccattcacTGCGATGTGACCCATGAGGGcagcaaccgccccacgcatgacccccaggtcgtgcattcaacgcgggtcatggggaagcgcgacGGGCGAGGGAGTTACAGCAGTAAAACTCGGCCCCGCATGCCCatgcaccgttttgggcctagcccaacaatgcatcgcgcttatgtatggcccaggctcgggggctcctgtcggtgcaccaAAAGTgggggctctcctttgtacccctttacttgtgcacaaaCAGTTAGAGCCGCACCTGCGGCCACACCTAGCGGGGCAGAGGAAGCAAAACCACAAGACAACAAGAACAACGCCAAGCTAGAAACACGAAGAGCATGAGGGTGAGGTGGACccctcggcaaggcccttgccggggcggcctccgcagcctcggcaagacccttgttggGGCAACTTGCCCGACACCAGGagagccgccacccttgagcccaagggttccaacaccatcgACCACTTtgaaaccaaggctcgggaggcacctccatggtggcatgcaaatctttgtgaagacagagAGCCTACAAGACTAGATGATGGCCAGAAGACAAGACGATCACATGACTCCTTGCGGAGGATGCCCgcgaggccccggcaaggcccctTGCCAAAGACGctcgcaaggccccggcaagacccttgccaggaatATACGTGGAACCGCGGCAAGACCTTGTCGCCCCCATCGCCGCCCCAGCTCAGCGGCCAACCCACCAACTAAAGCAAGTACCCACATGGCAGTACGTGGATACTAATCCAACTAGCCAAGCActagcgtggcggcatgcagatcttcgtgggtaccctaccaccacgccacctcagcagcctgccagcctgcaTGGCGCCGCATGCCTCGTTGGCCTAGATGCGTGTCTTCTGAACCGCCAACCGCCTGGATGCGTCCGGGCACACGGCGGGATTGGCATGTCTGCCATCGTTATCCATAGCGTTGCTATTGCAGGATGGGCACGAGCGGATGGTAGCAACATGACACCCGGGAGTGTTCATGAGGTACGAAGATGCGGAGACGCAAGGGGTGAGGCCGGCCCGCATTGGAAACcaaggcagcggcagcggcaatccATAGTCGCCGACCGGTCGCCGTCGACGTATAGCAATGCGACAGCAGAGTGGCAGGGACAACGATCTGAAGATGGCCATGGCGgtaggtgaaagtgctagttatcgactaggagggtgaataggcgatttttatgagagtcttcaatacacgggggctttgaagacaaacagtagaaatgaacctattgatatgcagcggaaggtagactacactagacaagccatagtcaagtaagcaatgaagtgaaagcacgaagactattagcagctagatagtatggatcaggatggaagatagtatgaagccaaccaacaacagtcttcacacggtgaagtcaatcagatcatgcaagcaggcaatgacttcacgaagacaaactgtaagtaaaaagaggtaagagatagaaccagttgcttggagaggacaaggatttgttggaccagttctagttgctgtgacaaccgtacgtctggttagggaggctgagatttaacacagaagaccacgtcttcaccttattccccttgagctaaggacacacagtcctcgcccaatcactctggtaagtcttcaaggtagacttccaaaccttcacagacttcgttcaccggcaatccacaatgactcttggatgctcaaaacgtgatgcctaaccggctggaggattcacggtcctcaagtgtaataagtcttcagatcacgcagacagaaagacttcagtgatgcctaacactctttggctctgggtgttttgggctttgtccttgcaaggatctctctctcaaatgcttcataggtgggttgctctcaaacgacaaaagccgtttactaactctgagcagccaccaatttatggtgtagggatgGGCtacttatagccaggaggcaacccgacctaatttgtccgaaatgaccctaggtcactaaggaactgacacgtgtccaacggtcagatttcaaacacacgcggcagcttgacttgggctacaagttaagctgactcatccagctctggataagatttgctctcattgtcttcgctcgaagacataggatttagttgagcatcacatcagtcactctgactttgttcacttggaccccacttaacagtacggtggttcttatgactcaacaaagaagaaaaggaactacgaaacaactatgtcttcacactctatagtcttcacgtgatgtcttctcatgtcatagtcttcaatgtgaatatcttcacagaacacaattgtcttcaatgtcttcacacatttttagagaTCGTCTCTGATAGGTAAACCgagtcaatgagggactactacctgtgttatcctgcaattctcacaaacacattagtctctcaaccaagtttgtcgtcaatactccaaaaccaactagggatggcactagatgcacttacagtagggATCCAGGACGGGGGGCTCCGGTAGCGTGATGCAATAATGGGGCGGTACGGGACGGCCCGAATGGTCGAAGCAAGCCCTTTTATAGAAACGTCCGGCGGTGGAACGGTGGCGCAACAGCATCATCAGATTGGTCTGGAGACTTCCGGAGAGAGGGAGATAATCAAGAAGAGAACCATGGACCAAagagcacaaccgcttgactctacacaggataaaacaaaaaacaaaaatcgcCAAGCGCACACGAAAGCATACCCCGCAAGGTCCCCTAGTAAATAGCGTGTCACCACCTCATTGGTCTGATTACCACTGTAAAAAAACTTAAAAAATTAGATAAAAGAAACCTGGCTAGATTTAGTATATTTAGATGTCCATGTCAATCTGGGATGTCGTCCTAGCCAAAACATTTGACATGCTTTATCTCAGTCTATCTCTATATCTTCTTCTTGTCCAAAATTAGTTCATCCGTACCTACACTATGCAATCTTCTCTATTTCTCCATCCCTTGACCAGAGATGGCTCGACCACAAATGACCTCATACATGGCAAGGTTGCATGCAGCCGGCGATCGACATTAGCATGATTGATTCGGTCGTGTAGCTCCTTAGACCTCTTACATAAAAAGATATCATAAGagtattatgcacataaatgcttttggaggccgagcttcATGGAGGTCTTCAAATACAAAATTCAAAACTTGTGAAAATTTATATTTTTACATTtcataaaattctaaaaaaatttacATAGAGAGATGAAGGCATAGTGCATAAGTGTGTAAATTTTTAGGATGAAATACATTGAAATGAGGGTTGTGCAAAAAAGATAAATCTGAGgatttttaacacatgatactattcatcttcctagaccatgaatttgtctttttcgtACAGGTGACATTTCAACGTATTTCATCCTAAAATTTTACACAGATACGCCTCACATTCTTGTTTTACTTGTAcaaattttttcagattttttgaaaCCAAAATTTTttaattttgaatttttcaaaaaatcgGCCTCCATCGAGGCCGAGAGCCAAACATACATTCTCTATTATGCATTGCTATCTAAGTAAAATAATAATATGACGTGGCACTGTAATTAATGATGTGTGTGAGTTACAATAGCACATTGTGATACAATATCTAGCACATGAACCAAGAAAAGTTAATAAAATAAATCTGGGTCATAACTCAAATTGGGACTCTACCAATGAATTAATCACGTAACAGTTTGGGAGGAGTAGTTTATGATATTCCCCACTATGACAGGTCTTAGGTGTACCTAAGCTAGGTTCAGCTACCATACATGGGTAACCATCGATCAAAACTAAGGTTAAAAAAATGTTAACCAAATGCTTTGATAGTTTTGTCAAAAACTGAGAAACACTAAACTTTAAGAAAATAGAGCATGCACTACCCACACATTATAATATCCAGGTTTTCTGAAACTGTGTTGTAAAACTAGACCTAAGTCTAGCCATAGATTAAAGGAGATCAGCTAGCCATGCCTTGAAGATATTAATATATTTCCTCTTGATTCTATAGCTTAGCAAAGTAAAGCCTCCTTTCgtttagaggaatcttgtaggaatttcataggataggatttctataggaaaatTTCCTTTAGAGACCTTTGGTTTATGGAATGGAATCCTATTCCTATGGAgaaattcttcctatcctccacatttcataggaaaataaacattagcctaggcTCAATGAAAAAATTCTATGTTGTAATCAAAGAGCAtcttctttcctattcctactcataggatttgagatacatgtcatctcacttcctatgattttcctatcctGTGAACCAAAAGATCCTTTACATAGACGCCTTTCCAATTGCGCAAAGTTGGGTCCACAATTATGAAGATCTTGTTGATTCTTGACATCCATATGACCCAACCAGCAATGATAATAACCTTATTTATCCTATTCTTGGATCAACAAATGCATCCAACACTCAAAGGTTTGTGCCCCTGTTGGGATAGACAAAGTTCCATCACCTTTTAGAGAAGGGCTATCCTAGAAAAGATGATGCCAAATTTCTTTGTGCTAACATTGCAAAATGGCACAATTGTAGTTTTGCAGAACAAAATTATTTCTCAACAGTAAGTTTCTAGCATTGAATCTTTCTTGGAGTAATAACCAAAAAACACCCTAGTGTTTTTGGGCTTTGGGCTGAGAACTTCCCCAAATCCATTTGAAGTGAGGTGGAGCTGATTGAGCACCAATCATCATTTTATAACCCTTGACAATTGAAAATTTAGCATTACCTCGGATGTAGCTCTAGGTGTCATTTGAATTCCTATGATCATAAGAAGTGAGATTTGAACACAAGTCCTCGATTTGCAAGAATTCTTGATGTGCTTTAGTGGTGAGTGGCAAGTGAAAAAGATCCTCAAAAAATCATTACAAAGCATTGTTTCCACATTCAGATTAACATCCTTTGCAAAGGTAATTAAAAAGATGTCGAAACTGAACAAACAAGCAGTAGTATTCCAAATAGCAGTCCAGAAAAGCACACTTTTACCATCACCTAAATTAAATCTGGCCATTGTCTTGATATTTGCCTTTCACCCAAAAGAAAAACCTTGCATATGATTATCACGAAGAGAGCATGTGGTATAGTAGGACTCCTATATGAGTTAACCCAGGGCATGTCGTGCCCATTATAAAATTTGTGCAATTTCCTGGGCGAGCCTTGTTCTGAATGTTAATATTGATCACCTCGGGACCGCCTTGAATTTTTGCCATGCACACTTTGGACCAAGCAACAAGAGCATGTTATTACCATGCATGtcgagaaaacaaaatctgtcacccatgttgggtaaaatcaTCTTTAGCCACCTACTcaaatcacacacacacaccatcgtATATAGTGGTTGGTGCACATGTGGCTGAAGagtaggccactaacactaatataTTTCCTGCTCCACTCTCCTTACTCCCCAAATCGGCAATCCTACCCCATGAGCCCCATTGATCCGATCCTATTCCCTCTAATCCCAGGACAAATATGGTGTTGGCTTGGTTGAAATATGAACCGAGTTTGAGCCAAGACTAGCTCGCTCGATTTTTACCTGATATAGCTAAAACTAACAGGGCAATTATGTTATCTTTGATAGATTCAATGAAATTAGAATAATCAATTACCTTTCTTTTttgaaatgacttggttgagcacatgCGGACTCACCATGGCCACCAGTAGATGTATTGATTCATTTTCTTTCGATGTATTTGTGACAATTTAAGTTTGGTTGTAAACTTTGAGATTTTTATAAACTGTTTATTATTGGGGCATGTGATTCATTTGATTGTAAACTATAAACGTGTTTATTTTTAGTTAGACATATGCATGAAAAAATTTATACATTTGGTCCGCTCGGCAGCACTACCCATGCAAAAACAGAAGAGGTCGGAGGGCGCCTCTTTGGCTGACCCAAATAGAATCCAGACAAAACGGGTTCATGGAGTTGGCCTAAGGGGGCACAACATCAAATTCCATACACAAACATTCCATAATGAAGTAACTGCATAGTGGCGAACCTTAATTAAGTCTCCCGATTTTACACATATTATTCAGGAGAAGTTGGCATGTCAAGTTCAACCATATCATACGACGCTAGACAGGTACTGTACTATGGTGGTTGCTGGTACTTCCTCCATTTTAAAATATAGTGCACCCGCAATTTTTAAGGTCCaactttgactataaatttaaccaaTGAGATTGACTGCGGCGGGAGCAGAAGTTataccagtgaattcgtattcaaaagaagttttcaattatataatttttccgGTATAATTTTTCCTTCCGCAGCAGTTGATCTCATTGATTAAATTTATGATTGAAGTTGAAGCACAAGAATAGAGAAAACACTATATTTTGAaacaaatggagtagttttcattcAGTAGGCCGAGATAAAAAAACCCATGGAGCCAGCCTAGGCAGGCGGCTACCAGGCAGAGATCCTCATGCCGAGATCCTTCTGCGCGAAGGCGACGAGgttctccacctcggcgtcgtcgatgAAGCCGCTGTTGTCCCTGTCGGCGCGGCGGACGGCGCGGCCGGCCCTGAGGGTGGTGAACCAGCCGCCGCGGCGGCGGATGGCCTCGCGGAGCTCGTCCCTGCTGATCCGGCCGTCGCCGTCCGCGTCGAACTGCTTCAGCCACTCCTTGAACTCCGCCACCGTCATCTCCCGCTGCGAAGGTACCCCCCTGATCGCCATGACCGGCCGCGTTAGCAAGCTCGAGACCCTTACAGCTGCAGAGACGGGATGCTATGCTAGCTAAGGTGATGGATGGTGTGAGGGCCTCTCGCGGCtgcgcctccttttatagtcgatccGATCCGCGCAGCATCTCGTGGCTTTGTTCGTCTTCATCTGCAGGCTGCGAGGGGGCGCTGATCTGAATCTTATCAAGTTCTTGGTGGAGGGTGAGCTGAATTTTCAGGCATCGCATCGCTCTTTACACGCAGGGCTAGTCAGCAAGTGCGTGTCACACTCTTTCTCTGACGAATAAGTTTATGTGTATCACGTTGCGATCTTTTTCGAGAGACATATCACATTGGTCGATTCTTACACTTTGTCTGAATTTTCCAATAAAAACCATGCATTGCCTGCATTTTTTCTGATGTTTGGTGTAGCCGCGTAGGTGTGTGGTTATTTCATACTACTGCCAGATTATATTCCTATGCTTGCTTGCAGCAACGAGGCGTGGGAATAAATTCGAAGTGGGGGAAGTGGTAGGGCCTAGATGAAGTAGATTCTCCGTTGAAAGACCAATCCAAAAGGGGAACAAAAAGGAAGGAGATTCTACCAGAAGTTATTCCGTGCTGGCTTGCCAAACctgcttagagcatggttaataatatagccagctgctggctatatagACATGCCATGTCATTAAGAATTAGCACTGTTAGTTACTCATACAATAGAGTTGGCTATAAGGTTGACTATAAGGATGCGTTCGGATCTCACCAGCGTTGGCCCTGCCAACGATTAGCACGCCAAATTTTTGGCGGAGGAATCGGCCGCCAACGCCTCGCCCAAAAATTGGTCACGTATTGAACGTGGATGTCCAATGGACTTGCGGCGCGCCAATAATTTGGAAACCATCCAAACAGACGCTAGCTTCGTAATCAACGACAATATATTGGTTCGGCGGACAGCGGCAGcaatccaaacacaccctaagTCCACAActtcttttcattttctctctatctctctcttctcATTAAATGCCTTTGCCTAGGAGCACGCGTAGAGGCGGGctattgcatgagagcccacttcttcattttttctttgctctctccTTCACATAgacaaaaatgccatgtaagcaggcttatagcccactaGTGTACTTGCTCTTatcttctactccctctgtcccataatataatagCGTTTTTAACACTACTCCCTCTACTGCCAAACACCTGCTTATATCTAAATAGCTAATCCTCATtaacatatttctctcaacatgcgagCATGCCATCCCATCATTCAACATTCATGGGAAAGGCCCACCTAAACATGCAAGTATTCATAATAATAATCCACcccaacatgcaaacatgcatgcatgGAAAATTCCATTCTATTATGCTATTAACATTTAATTCTT
This window harbors:
- the LOC119353774 gene encoding calmodulin-1-like; amino-acid sequence: MAIRGVPSQREMTVAEFKEWLKQFDADGDGRISRDELREAIRRRGGWFTTLRAGRAVRRADRDNSGFIDDAEVENLVAFAQKDLGMRISAW